DNA sequence from the Dunckerocampus dactyliophorus isolate RoL2022-P2 chromosome 4, RoL_Ddac_1.1, whole genome shotgun sequence genome:
TGTAGCCCCCCCCGTGGATGATCCTCATTTGTTTGATGAAGGTGCTCTTCCCGCTCTCGCCTGTGCCTGATGCACGCAAACACCAGGAACACCCAAATGCCCACAGATAACCAGGAAGTGGCCTGCTAACATACTAGCACACGCTAAACATGTTGTCTGCATGATTTGTTTGTCTATTTCACGACCAAAAAGCCACAGCCTTTATGTGCTTCCGGGTCGAAGGTCAACATGTTCTACTGTGATTGTGTCAAGACActgtctagatcaggggtcaccaacgtggtgcccgctggcaccaggtagccccccacgactacatgaggtgcccgcaagcctgcttttcattcaggttttcagttaacaatgaaagaacagtagaaagaaatgcattctgaaatacaaaatgtgagttgtggacaccagcattttgttcatgttctggtaaaacaagcatattcgctttgtttgggtttaaaataagctctgaaaataaatgttacaaaaatgagtagctcttggccattttcattttgtaaaagtagctctcacaaggaaaaatgttggtgacccctggtctagattcTATTactattaatgtattatttaaaaatgtaattaacaaACACATGTATCCTCAGTCGataatgattattttaataaccttATAAATTTCAGTTATGTGGATTGTGAAAATGTGCATGAAAGTGTTTAGGCGAAGTTCAAAGCATGTCACGGTTTCTTTTCATCAATCTACTAAAAACGGCTGGCAGGAAGTAATGTGAAGTAATTTGTTGACCTCTAGGAGGCGCTGCACTTCCGGGGTGCCTGTCTGTTCACGCGTAGAAGAAGAAATGAGCCGGCAAAAATCCGGAAGTGATCTCcgccacgttttttttttttcgtggtTAAGGGATGTGTGCTTTCTACTTAGTTTTTGGCTTGTGAACTTTGTACCTGTCACCCAGGATTATTTTTGGGCACTGGTTAGCGCTTGTCATAGTTTAAATGCCGTTTGCTGACAAGCTAAGTTAGCTTAATTGCTACTCAAGCGTCGGAAGGGAGGGACTTCCTGTGACGACACGGACGAGTTCACCTTCGTGTCAGTCAGGTAGGATTGTTTTCCCTTCCTAAATACATGCATTCACTGAGTTGCTGATTTGTTTAACAAATGTTACTTTGTTATAGCATGTTATTTAAGCACAGTGCACGTGTGGCGTTGCTGCTCtcgagtgtgttttttgtgcttcTCTGATTTTTGCATTGTGAAAACTTTACATCTCAGCAAACAAATTGTCcgcatttgaatgcatcttgttTGCAGGTGGATTTGAGCACAACGAAAGGGAGCCGATTCTAAACTAAATCTGCTAGCTTGGTCTTAATGATTTGAATGTATTATATGAAATGTTAGTTGAGCCAAAAGAGAGACAGGTGAAAGTTAACCTCATGTCCTGCAGCTTGTGGTTGCATTTGCATGACACTTTGCATCAGGGCTAACCCCAGCAGCTAGCTGTGGTCCTTGGGCGAACCATAACCACGAACGCAGCCCTTGTGTCCCTTGAAGGCTTCTCACAGACTGCCGGACTGTTTTTGTTCTTGATTACAACATTTGCAGAAGTGCAAGAAAGATGCAACACAAGAGCGTAAcaggaaaataaataatatatattaaattcAAATAATATAGATTCTATAGAAACGTATAAGCATATTATATGCAGTGTATATATAAACTATATAGAATAACTACCCATGAAATGAATATAAGTTAATTACACAGTCTTTCAATTTGGAATATGTTTGATGTAATggattttacaattatttttaaataaagtcaaaataataaaatggacTCCATCACaaattaatacaataaaataaatgtccaaaattatcatttatgtaaaaaaaaaaagcccataaAATTTCAAATATAGATTCTATAAAACGTACGTGCATACTAtatgcagtacagtatatataaaaaatagacaattaaaaatatattaactatATAGAATagcaaaattaaatttaaaaatagtaAATGAATATAATTTAATTGCATAATTTAATGgatgttttaattgttttttaataaaagtaaaaataataaaataggaTCTATCACaaattaatacaataaaaataaatgcccaaaattatcatttatattaaaaaactCCATAAAATTTCAAATAATATGGATTCTATAGAAACTTATATGCATACTATACGcagtatatataaaatttaatataaaaaaatagtaaatataatttaatttacATAATCTTtcaatttggatatttttttatttaatggattattacaattatttttttaataaagtaaaaataatcaaatgtgaTCTATCACAaattaatgcaataaaaatgtacaaaattatcatttatattttaaaaaatacggttttgtgtgtgtgtgtgtgtgtgtgtgtgtgtgtgtgtgtatatatgggttagtgtgtgtgtgtatatatatatatatatatatatatatatatatatatgtatatgtatatgtatgtaataCATATACTGCattttaaaagaaatacaaaaaaatacatacaaatcaaATATAATGTCCCACCCATGTAGCCAAGTAAAGGTCAGTTGTACTTGTAGGTGTGGTGAATTACACTCCATTCTGGCGAGCTACAAgctcaataatatattttaatgcaTTGATATGCTCAATGCATTAATAGCTGCCTGGATGAATTGTGATTGAATTTAATCGAATTTAgcattgatatttttataaaGGTAGACTTTGGTTCACGCCTTGGATCTGTATTGTAGCTGATTAGTTAATATTGTGGCTGGTGAGTATTTCAATATACTAGTCGAAGAAGCTGACGTTTCAATGGAAAATGTAGCAAATATTCATAGATCCTCTCGTGTGTGTGGTCCAGGCCGTGATGACCCCTTGATCCCTTCATCTTCAGCATCGTACGCAGGAAAAGAATGAAGTGTTGACTGACCTAAGAGGAGCAGCTTGAGCTCCCTGCTAGAGTCCTTCTTGTCTCTCCTCAGCTGCTTCTCGATCTCCTCGTTGATGCGCTGCTTCTCCATGGCCTCTGCCGACACGCAGCATCCTGCCATCTTTGCGGGTGAGTGGCGCGGTCAAAAGTGTCCAAAGGTGTTGCTTCTCTCCCTCCTCTCCTTCTTGCTCATATGTAGCCCTGAATAAACATGGCGAGGTGTGGCACGCACTTCCTCATACTGCATCCTGAGAGCTGCTTTTAATAATATGACCCTCACAAAGATAAAGAAACAGCTCTCAGGGTGATGTCATGCGCTTGTACACAACCACAACTGTTCAATGACTACCCCTGACAAGGACAAATGAGGCTAAACATTTGACTTTTGAACGCATACTCTgttttcctttatttattttctaatacttttgtaatttgggggaaaatatGTCTGCTGTGCCGCCAActggccactagagggcagaaAAGTCAACGTGCAACAGGAGATGGGAAtagaaagttgttttttttttggtctgcatttcctgtttgtatgaaaacattttttaacagaTGACTCACTTGGGGccacgttgaaaaaaaaatggtctgagattttgagaataaagttgtacatttacgagaaaaaacctTTTAAGTTTATGataaaaagagaataaagtggtcatGTTAGGTGGAAGAGGGAAAATATAGCATAgctagctagcccttctcacttccgccttccttagcctgccccctccacatgcccaaggccaaaggtcacataagtcctcgcttttcatagctgtctcaggcaatgcctgtaacataaagttacaagttttttcttttctcttgtaATAGTGTACAAGTTTTTCTCGTTAATTTACAACaattaagtcgtaaatttgcgacCTCATTCTAACAtttgtaacaggcattgcctgagacagctatgaaaagggggggggacttatgtgacctttggccttgggcaaaggtaatattacaacttttttttcgtaaatttacaactttattctggtaagtttacaactttttttttttctcataaatttacgataaGTGTactgccttttttcttgtaaatatacaactttatttttgtaaatttaagatTTTAGTCTCGTAAATTCAAAACTTTATTATAAGTTtacgtttttttcctcataaatttacaaatttattctggtaaatttacgactttttttctcaaatgtaggactttattctcgtcaattttgagttattctcagaaatttacgactttattttaacattcgTAACGGACATTGCCTGAGACGGCTATgaaatgtgacctttggccttggacaaaggtaatatgacttttttttttcttaaatttacagctttattctgaTAAGTTTacggctttttttcttgtaaatttacaactttattttcctaaatttatgactttattctaatgtgtaacaggcattgcctgagacagctatggaaAGGGGGCaattatgtgacctttggccttgggcaaagataatattacgactttttttctcctaaatttacggcTTTTTTCATGTAAGTTTAGGactttttctcgtgaatttacaactttattttcgtaaatgtacgactttactgtcataaatgtacaactttattaacataaaggcattgcctgagacagctatgaaaagggactggcaaaggtaatattgcgactttttttctcgtaagtgtatgactttattctcgtactgcgtctgtgtaggctctcagtcgtacaggagttgtccatcgaggaaaaggcttcttgagacgtcatctgtacttctgtgtagaaggtgtcggacgtttcgctcctcatccgaagagcttcgtcagcaaactaataagtgctggtagcctaggccttaaatacagtaagagtgggcggaattggtgtgccaacaccctcctcctattggttcgttacactaagcctgggcggagcagtggtataatcctatcctgttattcacacctacgataaaagggaagtgtcgctccctgaattgggtatgaacgactctgatactggcttgttagcatctattgttctggctcggccctgccttcacctcatttgcaagactaagagctgtgggttttggtctcagtaacctgctgaacacagggtccaaattaaacctcaaaccaccattccggttcaatgatgggttctgttgtttgacaaaaatagcttcctttactcctctttcaaaccatctgttttctttggccaaaatctttacctcgctgttctgaaaagagtgattggtagctttcaggtgtagatgtactgctgattgaggaccactagcattgtccctgcgatgttgataaagccttttttggagcatttgcttagtttccccaatgtagtgctctttgcattcctcatctttacagtggatggaatagaccacattgctctgtttctggtttggagccttgtctttaggatgcactaatttttgtctcagggtatttactggtttgaaataggtaggaattttgtgttgccataagatcctctggagtttttcggagacccccgctacataagggactaccactcctctcctttttgcttctgtgggcttttgggtttctttccctactctcttcttttgacatttgttaaaagcccacctttgtcataatcaaaaaacaagaaattctgtctttcacagatcacatcaatgcggtggacaccaatatcaaatttactcgcgaggacactaaagaaaaccaactagccttcttagactgcaaggtaattataggaaaggacagacagctacttacagaggtctttagaaaggccacacacactgaccaatacctgctttttgaatcaaaccatccactacaacataaactaggggttattaggaccctccaacatagagcggaacaaataccaactagtgctgagggaaagaaaaaggagacacaacatgtccagagagcgctctcaacctgtgggtacccacggtgggcttttaacaaatgtcaaaagaagagagtagggaaagaaacccaaaagcccacagaagcaaaaaggagaggagtggtagtcccttatgtagcgggggtctccgaaaaactccagaggatcttatggcaacacaaaattcctacctatttcaaaccagtaaataccctgagacaaaaattagtgcatcctaaagacaaggctccaaaccagaaacagagcaatgtggtctattccatccactgtaaagatgaggaatgcaaagagcactacattggggaaactaagcaaatgctccaaaaaaggctttatcaacatcgcagggacaatgctagtggtcctcaatcagcagtacatctacacctgaaagctaccaatcactcttttcagaacagcgaggtaaagattttggccaaagaaaacagatggtttgaaagaggagtaaaggaagctatttttgtcaaacaacagaacccatcattgaaccggaatggtggtttgaggtttaatttggaccctgtgttcagcaggttactgagaccaaaacccacagctcttagtcttgcaaatgaggtgaaggcagggccgagccagaacaatagatgctaacaagccagtatcagagtcgttcatacccaattcagggagcgacacttcccttttatcgtaggtgtgaataacaggataggattataccactgctccgcccaggcttagtgtaacgaaccaataggaggagggtgttggcacaccaattccgcccactcttactgtatttaaggcctaagctaccagcacttattagtttgctgacgaagctcttcggatgaggagcgaaacgtccgacaccttctacacagaagtacagatgacgtctcaagaagcctttattctcgtacatttatgagaatgttgtaaatttcacatttattttgatttataatgaagtcagctgaaaaatgtaaattctccCACTCTTTTTTGTAGGAAATCCTAAAGTCTTactttgatgcattttgttgtttttttttaaatttctaagATTGTCAGATGAATGACCTGTTTTAGCCCCCACACTTTGGTCACGTCTGTTCATAGAAAAATGTGCTACGCACAGAAATGAATGAACCCACAGGCCGACACATCCTGTTGGATCATCATAGTCCTCTTTATGTACTTCTAAAGCTGAACAACGTTTCTTTGCTGAGAAATAAAACAGGcaagaaacacaaaaatgtacattctccTCTTATAAaaggaaccaaaaaaaaaacataacatattttcttctgaaaaacaaaaaaagaattagACATTGGACATACATTACAATTACATAGATACATATTTTCAATACCGCACATTCAATCTGCCAAAAACTCATGATTACAAAGCCAACAAAGatgctaatatatatatatgtgtatgtgtgtgtatgtataaatgtatgtacaatgattatataGAATTCATAATTGCACTATGCctcaataaatgtaaattacAGGCTTGTGTTCTTGGGAACTTACAAAAAATACTCCAAAGGGATTCAAGGCGGGGGCGGGGCCGatttggtgggggtgggggcagcCAATCAGAAACTTTGGTACAAACTTTGAAACGCtaacactttgttttttttccccgtcaCACCGCTATCAACAACAGTCAAGACAGCCTGGCTGTGATTTGACGATCCTCAAAGAAATGACAGCAGGAGAGGaagcgggggtgggggggttgcgGGGCGGGGCTTGTGGCCACACATTGCCATTGGACAGTTTGAAGAGCTCAGCGTGCGCAGCCGCCACACGTGCTGCTTCACTGGTTTTGGCATCGGcgacaaatacacaaataaacacaataaaaagagTTCTTGTGGCACAGTTGAACATCATTTCATCACGTGAATGTGGCGTCCCCCCCTGGCATGTGTAATGACCTCCCCCAACCCTCATGTCACTTGTACTGGGGGCGGTaccaacatcaacatcaaaaTCCAGgtgaaatactttttaaaaatcaccaaaaaacccccaaaaaactagAGTGcacaaagttgttttttttctccagaaagCGTAAAGCTTAATAAAAATGGCCCCCCCACCTCCTTAATAAGCACCCCCCCTTCCACGTTTCACCAGCTCATGATTAAATAAGCAAGATTAATTCATTTCTCACCTcctgacaaacacaaataaattaGTATTACACCCAaacattagatttttttttccaaactatgACTTGTCTATGATGCACATTCAGTccttatatactgtgtgtgtgtgtgtgtgtgtgtgtgtgtgtgtgtgtgtgtgtgtgtgtgtgtgtgccgctACACCAGGTTGTACTCCTTCAGGTTGAGCTGCAGGATGGTGTCCTTGACGGCGGCGAACACGAAGCGGATGTTCTCCGTGTCGGTGGCGCAGGTGAAGTGCGAGTAGATGATCTTGTCGCTGTCCGGGTTCAGGTCCACGAACATCTTCAGGATGAACTCCCGGCCCGCCTGGGGGTCCCGCTGTGGACCTGGACGGGGAACGAGACCCGACAGCAAAAAAGTCAGTACGCACGCTCATGTGGTTTTGATAAGCAAGTCCCCGTGCGCGTAGAAATGTGTGCTTGTGGTTGTCATGGCAACTGTTGGGACCTTTTTAGCTCATCGGAAAGGGCGAACAAAGTCCTGTGGGGAAAAGGCACATCCACAAATAGGCCCCTGAGGTTGTACAATTGGTGAATTTTCCTGAAAAATAAGCCTCAGTGTTTAAATCCAAGGTGAGATGGGTGCTTTTACAGGTAGTAGCTGTAGCTGACTACCAAAGggcttcactttagccagaaggCGGAGCTGGAGCTCCAACGACAGAACCAACCTGTTTGTCAAAGTTCAGGTAGCTGTCAAACTTAACACTCAGATTACTGTATTTACCACAGATTTACAATAGGGGGCAAGAGTCCAGAACGAGGACAGAACCAGTGATCTGCTGGGTGGAACGACCCGTCCTCGGGTTCCGACGTGTCTATGTGGAAGCGAGCGGCCCGCAATAAGAGTAATCCGGTGAAGCCACTGCAGAGGCGCCGGTATAGATTCCAGGAAAGGCGGGAGTGTCTGTGAGTGGTCATCGTGGCCAAAAGCGGCGTGTTTGGTAATGTATAGCAATcgtgtacagtagtacctcgcataacataaacctccttttacataaattccactgaacataaagaatttatataaagtttttgcttcgtattacagaagaaattccatataacaaagcgtcaagtcagtgcaagtctttttttttttttttcccctcaatcaactttattaatgcctcaagtcggtgcaagttcagactaacacttggtgacgccttctgatgcatcacgctctcattggctgattatcggggcaccacctacgctatacagcacgtacgtgagtttatgtgagagacaggcttgtcccttcaaactccttcctcttcgtagtccccctgaaactaacttaaacaattaagttaagttacaaaataaaattttgcacacagcattatcgtgtagtgcgtgtgcgtttgtctgtgacaccagctgactcttacactctttgagtcgcgttttgaGTCAgactagtcctcctcctccttcctgcctccacttgcgctcctgatcaagacatctcgtgaacggtaggattgtttttgtttttcagttttattcatttacggtaatcttatttattaccttattttatattggaatgttactgtactatgtttatgctaatgttttcttatatttcccaccatatttggtggactttgaatattttgaagtgccaaaggtgtgagtttgggaagatcttggaacggattaggctatttacatgtattttacgcttcgtataacataaaggttctcggaacggattgtttatgttgtagggGTGTCTACTGTACTTGTAAAGGTGTACTTGTAGGAATGACAAATACAAAACCTTCAAAAAAGATACACTTATTCTACATAAAAACTTCTGTGTGTGATTAATTACAAGGTAACTCTGGACAAATGCGATTAAATActttaattgattgacagccctagagaaaatgtttaaaatgaatggCGCTTCGTAACTCACATTGCagtattgtgttattttgcagcaacagtgtttatttgtgaaatgcatcacgACACGACATCCCTATCCGTTGATATTGGCAATGACTGAATGCATCTTGCATTCTTTGTgtgtgctattcgcttgctacggCGCCACAAGGTGCGTGCTGCGTTTGAGGGGAGGGGGCATCGACCGGGGACGTAACGTGCCGTCTGTGGCTCACGAAATGGCCAGGTGCTGCGAGCACGAGAGCGCGTCTTAAATCGTTTTGATTATCTCAAGAGTcaactggactcccttgacttttttcctcaccgTCATACTCTGGGAAGTAGTCGACCAAGTGAGAGTACAAGATCTTCTCCTCCAGCAGGTCCTTCTTGTTGAGGAACAGAATGACCGAGGAGTTTTGGAACCACGGGTACGTGATTATCGTCCTGAAGAGAGCTTTGCTCTCCTCCATTCGGTTCTGCAGAAGAAGGAGGTGAAACATCAGGTGACTCGCACAACAAAACAAGTCAACATTTAATAGGAGTACGTCACCTCGTTGTCAGATTCCACCAGAACTTGGTCGTACTCGCTGAGCGCCACCAGGAACATGATGGACGTGACGTTCTCGAAGCAGTGGATCCACTTCCTTCTCTCCGACCTCTGGCCCCCGACGTCCACCATCCTGTGCGTGAAGAAGAGAGGACGGGAGGCGGCCATTATCTCATGTGACCTCCGCTTGCGAAAAGCTGGGCCTCACCTGAAAATGACACTCTGCAGGTCAAAAGGGTACTCAATGATGCCCGTGGTGGGCACTCGAACCCTCAGCACGTCCTGCTGAGTGGGCAAGTAGGAAGATTCAGCGATCCGGTCCAACGCGTTCAGGTAACTGTGGCCATAAAGCGTGAAAATTAAACCTCGACGCCGTCAAGAAAATGCGTATGTCCTGTTTTGCAGCCGCTCACTATTTCGTGGAGTCGGAGAGCTGGTACTCCCTCCTCCGATCGTAACACTCCTGGATGCCGGGGTCGTTCCACAAGCTCTTGATGGCGTCGACGTAAGGGTTCTCGAACATGATGACCTTCTCCACGTCCACATCCCTCACCACGTTGGCATTTGCCTGGCGACAGAAGACGACTCGTCATCGGCACACTCACAGGTCAGGCCGTATGCTCATCATCGATGTGGTCTATATTAGGACACCCCGAGGCTCGACATGGACCAAATATCTCAATTCCAAATCCCGTTGAGCCAATTAAGGGGAATTTTGGGTCGGCCCAGTTTCTGGTTGTGTGTGTCCGTCCCATGAGGAACGTGTTGCCTTgttaataatgtcttttttgtcaAATGATTTCTTTGTAATGAGGACTTGTGTTATCTCTGAGAACGGAAAATGAGGTTATTAGATGCGCTACAAACCTttcttaggtacacctgcacaatctaatgcaCATTTTGGGTCACGTAGTCAAATTCTATTAGGCTGGTATAAATTGATCATCACGCAGGCACGCATTTCTTTCTTGGCAAAGTGATTTTAGGGGCCTATGATTTCGGGATCGCGGAACTGGCCGATGAAAATGGAATTTACTGTTGTGGaaagtgacataatgtgaatgaaatgacgtcattgtgaggagaaggaacgttcgtgTGGGGAATGTATCtccccggcggaccgctcaatcgtggcggaatctcatcacacacacacttaacacgacccctcccgaactaaacatggcAAAACGGCGGTGAAACACAATTTGGACGTCCTATcttacagagcgtgaatggaagctagcgggttagcttagtttagcagagcatgctagtgtggctgtgtgcgAGTGTTAACGCAGTGTTGCGTTTTACAACGCCCGTTGACAACATGCAGGTTCTGAGTTAAAgacaagaggcacgtttattcttgcacccagctcgtcttaaccgtcaatggacattctcaacacacacaacaaacaaacaa
Encoded proteins:
- the LOC129179608 gene encoding guanine nucleotide-binding protein G(q) subunit alpha encodes the protein MTLESIMACCLSEEAKEARRINDEIERQLRRDKRDARRELKLLLLGTGESGKSTFIKQMRIIHGAGYSDEDKRGFTKLVYQNIFTAMQAMIRAMETLKIPYKYEHNKANANVVRDVDVEKVIMFENPYVDAIKSLWNDPGIQECYDRRREYQLSDSTKYYLNALDRIAESSYLPTQQDVLRVRVPTTGIIEYPFDLQSVIFRMVDVGGQRSERRKWIHCFENVTSIMFLVALSEYDQVLVESDNENRMEESKALFRTIITYPWFQNSSVILFLNKKDLLEEKILYSHLVDYFPEYDGPQRDPQAGREFILKMFVDLNPDSDKIIYSHFTCATDTENIRFVFAAVKDTILQLNLKEYNLV